A window of Psychroflexus sp. ALD_RP9 contains these coding sequences:
- a CDS encoding HD domain-containing protein produces MKQNNKLKIINDPIYGFITIPSPLIFDLIEHKYFQRLRRISQMGLSYLVYPGAHHTRFHHALGCIHLMGKAIKVLRFKGVEITDKEEEALLMAILLHDIGHGPFSHALEHMFAEDVSHEYISLSFMKALNEEFEGKLSTAIDIFTDKYPKQFLCQLLSSQLDMDRLDYLKRDSFYTGVAEGNVNSERLISMLNVKDDQIVVEEKGIYSVEKFLVARRLMYWQVYLHKTGLCAEQLLVKIILRAKELLLAGKAIYCNEELGYFLKHQINCQLFNQEALQMFAQLDDYDVIYAIKQWSKSKDFVLSHLAQMILERRLPKVKLKNKPIAAEKLEAKLAQVMKQHQLTKNEAAYFVFTGETQNLAYKLNSQPIKILYKNGKLNDVSKASDQLNLKALSKLVTKHYFCYPKNNY; encoded by the coding sequence GTGAAACAAAATAACAAACTTAAAATTATAAACGATCCAATTTATGGATTTATTACCATTCCTAGTCCTTTAATTTTCGACTTAATTGAACATAAATACTTTCAGCGTTTACGCCGAATTTCCCAGATGGGATTGTCTTATTTGGTTTATCCTGGTGCTCATCATACAAGATTTCATCATGCTTTAGGTTGTATACATTTAATGGGAAAAGCGATTAAAGTTTTACGTTTTAAAGGTGTTGAAATTACAGATAAAGAAGAAGAAGCTCTACTTATGGCTATTTTATTACATGATATTGGTCATGGGCCTTTTTCGCACGCATTAGAGCATATGTTTGCAGAAGATGTTTCTCATGAATATATATCTTTAAGTTTCATGAAAGCACTTAATGAAGAGTTTGAGGGGAAACTATCTACCGCAATCGATATTTTTACAGACAAGTATCCTAAACAATTTTTATGTCAATTATTATCTAGTCAACTAGACATGGACAGACTTGATTATTTAAAGCGTGATAGTTTTTACACAGGTGTAGCTGAAGGTAATGTTAATAGTGAGCGATTAATCAGCATGTTAAATGTTAAAGATGATCAAATTGTTGTAGAAGAAAAAGGAATCTATTCAGTCGAAAAGTTTCTAGTAGCAAGACGATTAATGTATTGGCAAGTTTATTTGCATAAAACAGGTTTGTGTGCAGAGCAATTGTTAGTAAAAATAATTTTAAGAGCAAAAGAGTTATTACTTGCGGGCAAGGCCATATATTGCAACGAAGAATTAGGTTATTTTTTAAAACATCAAATTAATTGTCAATTATTTAATCAAGAGGCTTTGCAAATGTTTGCTCAATTAGATGATTATGATGTCATTTACGCTATTAAACAATGGTCAAAATCTAAAGATTTTGTTTTAAGTCATTTAGCACAAATGATTTTAGAGCGTCGATTACCAAAAGTAAAATTAAAAAACAAGCCAATTGCAGCTGAAAAGTTAGAAGCTAAATTAGCCCAAGTAATGAAACAACATCAACTCACCAAGAATGAAGCAGCTTATTTTGTATTTACTGGCGAGACCCAAAACTTAGCTTATAAATTAAATTCACAACCGATTAAAATATTATATAAAAACGGAAAATTGAACGATGTTTCAAAAGCTTCAGACCAATTAAATCTTAAAGCCTTATCAAAATTGGTTACAAAACACTACTTCTGTTATCCTAAAAACAATTATTAA
- a CDS encoding bifunctional response regulator/alkaline phosphatase family protein, whose protein sequence is MTKLKVLWVDDEIDLLKPHIIFLEQKNYEVTTCQSGAEAIELVTTENFDIVFLDENMPGLTGLETLAEIKTIRDQLPVVMITKSEEEYIMEEAIGSKITDYLIKPVNPNQILLSLKKNLDHSRLVTEKTTSNYQQEFRKIAMDLMQTKTYDDWANLYLKLIYWEIELENIDDNGMMEILESQKNEANIEFGKFIERNYANWFDKNSEAPELSHTLFKNKIVPELSHDNPTLLVVIDNLRYDQFKAFETTLNAYYKKSYEEAFYSILPTATQYARNAIFSGLMPADMEKIYPEYWKNDTDEGGKNLHEADFLQTQIARLGLDYKYSYHKITNVNSGRKLVDNFKQEKSNDLCVVVYNFVDMLSHSKTELEVIKELASNDKSYRSLTQSWFKNSPLLQIIQQAKNMGFKLIITTDHGTINVKNPSKVIGDKNTSLNLRYKTGKSLTYNAKDVIAVKNPKDFHLPSINMSSSYIFAKSNYFLAYPNNYNYYANYFKQTYQHGGVSLEEMIIPFAVFNPK, encoded by the coding sequence ATGACAAAGCTAAAAGTTTTATGGGTAGATGATGAAATTGATTTACTCAAACCACATATAATTTTTCTTGAACAAAAAAATTACGAAGTAACCACTTGCCAAAGTGGTGCTGAAGCAATTGAATTAGTAACGACTGAAAATTTCGATATTGTTTTTCTAGATGAAAACATGCCAGGTTTAACAGGTTTAGAAACATTAGCTGAAATTAAAACCATTAGAGACCAGCTTCCTGTGGTGATGATTACAAAAAGTGAAGAAGAATATATTATGGAAGAAGCGATTGGGTCTAAAATAACTGATTACCTTATTAAACCGGTTAATCCCAATCAAATTTTATTGAGTTTGAAAAAAAACCTGGATCACTCTCGATTAGTAACCGAAAAAACCACTTCTAATTATCAGCAAGAATTTCGTAAAATAGCGATGGATCTTATGCAAACCAAAACTTATGATGATTGGGCAAACTTATATCTAAAGCTTATTTATTGGGAAATAGAACTTGAAAATATTGATGATAATGGTATGATGGAGATTTTAGAATCTCAAAAAAATGAAGCTAACATTGAGTTTGGGAAATTTATAGAACGAAATTATGCTAATTGGTTTGACAAAAATTCTGAAGCTCCAGAACTATCTCATACCTTATTTAAAAACAAAATTGTGCCTGAATTAAGCCACGATAACCCAACATTATTAGTTGTTATTGATAACCTAAGGTACGATCAGTTTAAGGCATTTGAAACAACCTTAAATGCTTATTATAAAAAAAGTTATGAAGAAGCATTTTACAGCATCTTGCCTACCGCAACGCAATATGCAAGAAATGCTATTTTTTCTGGCTTAATGCCAGCAGACATGGAAAAAATTTACCCTGAATACTGGAAAAATGACACAGATGAAGGTGGAAAAAACTTACATGAAGCCGATTTTTTACAAACGCAAATAGCTCGTCTAGGCTTAGATTACAAATACTCATACCACAAAATAACCAATGTCAATTCAGGGCGAAAATTAGTAGATAATTTTAAGCAAGAAAAATCTAACGATCTATGTGTTGTTGTTTATAATTTTGTGGATATGCTATCTCACTCAAAAACGGAACTTGAAGTAATCAAGGAGTTAGCATCTAACGACAAATCATATCGCTCTTTAACTCAGAGTTGGTTTAAAAATTCGCCATTATTACAAATAATCCAGCAGGCTAAAAACATGGGTTTTAAATTAATCATCACAACCGATCACGGAACCATTAATGTTAAAAACCCTTCAAAAGTTATCGGCGATAAAAATACAAGTCTAAATTTGCGCTATAAAACAGGAAAAAGCCTCACCTATAATGCCAAAGACGTGATTGCCGTTAAAAATCCGAAAGACTTTCATTTGCCAAGTATAAACATGTCAAGTTCTTACATCTTTGCTAAAAGTAATTACTTTCTAGCCTACCCAAATAATTATAACTATTATGCCAATTACTTTAAGCAAACCTACCAACATGGCGGTGTGTCTTTAGAAGAAATGATTATTCCTTTTGCTGTTTTTAATCCTAAATAA
- the tsaE gene encoding tRNA (adenosine(37)-N6)-threonylcarbamoyltransferase complex ATPase subunit type 1 TsaE has translation MKFTNYSLDDLNHIATEIIAKSSHKIISFQGDLGAGKTTLIKALVKTLGIEDHVSSPSFSLVNPYEAKDVKVFHFDFYRINSIEEVYDIGFEDYLNQDAWIFIEWPEKIERIIDFEHHKIKIQFNELLQRELTFI, from the coding sequence ATGAAGTTTACCAATTATAGTTTAGATGATTTAAATCACATTGCAACAGAAATTATTGCAAAATCATCGCATAAAATTATTAGTTTTCAGGGTGACTTAGGTGCTGGAAAAACCACTTTAATAAAAGCATTAGTCAAAACATTAGGTATAGAAGATCATGTTTCAAGTCCTAGTTTTTCTCTAGTAAACCCTTATGAAGCCAAAGATGTAAAAGTATTTCATTTTGACTTTTACAGAATTAATTCGATCGAAGAAGTTTATGATATCGGTTTTGAAGATTATCTGAACCAAGATGCTTGGATTTTTATTGAGTGGCCAGAAAAAATAGAGCGAATTATCGATTTTGAACATCACAAAATAAAAATTCAGTTTAATGAATTACTTCAACGGGAGTTGACATTTATATAG
- a CDS encoding alanine dehydrogenase, with amino-acid sequence MNQPTSPFSVSELLPQEEMLEITKAKGQLFIGLPKETSYQEKRVCLTPDAVNALTANGHRVLIEKKAGEHANFSDRDYTEAGGEVTNDRNKIFSCPIILKVAPLTHDEVDLIHPQSILISALQLKTRQKSYFQKLAEKRVTALAFEFIKDEFGNYPIVKALSEIAGTSSVLIAAELLSNVSDGNGLMLGNVSGVPPIEIVVIGAGTVGEYATKSAVGLGANVKVFDSSLTRLRDLKSFVGHNLYTSTIQPKTLVKALKRADVVIGAVRGKNRSPILVTEAMVKQMKTGAVMIDVSIDMGGCIETSEVTSHSRPTIIEHDVLHYGVPNIPSRYARTSSLTLSNIFTPYLLHIAEEGGLENTIRYEKGLRNGLYLYHGILTNKSVANWFDLDYKDPNLLIF; translated from the coding sequence ATGAATCAACCAACATCACCGTTTTCAGTTTCTGAATTACTTCCACAAGAAGAAATGCTCGAAATCACAAAGGCTAAAGGACAGTTATTTATTGGTTTACCTAAAGAAACTAGCTACCAAGAAAAGCGCGTTTGTTTAACTCCAGATGCCGTTAACGCCTTAACAGCAAATGGTCACCGCGTACTTATTGAAAAAAAAGCGGGTGAACACGCAAACTTTAGTGACCGAGATTACACAGAAGCTGGTGGCGAAGTTACAAATGATCGGAATAAGATTTTCTCCTGCCCTATTATTTTAAAAGTGGCACCTTTAACGCATGATGAAGTTGATTTGATTCATCCACAATCTATTTTAATTTCAGCTTTACAACTTAAAACACGCCAAAAATCTTATTTTCAAAAATTAGCTGAAAAACGGGTAACTGCCTTAGCTTTTGAATTTATTAAAGATGAGTTTGGTAATTATCCGATTGTAAAGGCCTTGAGTGAAATTGCAGGTACATCTTCAGTGCTAATCGCCGCTGAATTACTATCTAATGTTTCTGATGGAAACGGCTTAATGTTAGGTAATGTAAGCGGTGTTCCGCCAATAGAAATTGTCGTAATTGGCGCTGGCACGGTCGGTGAGTACGCCACCAAATCAGCTGTTGGCTTAGGTGCTAACGTAAAAGTATTTGACAGTTCATTAACGCGATTACGTGACCTTAAGAGTTTTGTAGGCCATAATTTGTATACATCAACCATACAACCTAAAACACTAGTTAAAGCTTTAAAGCGTGCTGATGTTGTCATTGGTGCTGTTCGTGGCAAAAACCGCTCGCCTATTTTGGTAACTGAAGCTATGGTAAAACAAATGAAAACTGGCGCTGTAATGATTGATGTGAGCATTGATATGGGTGGTTGTATTGAAACTTCTGAGGTAACAAGCCATTCTAGACCCACAATTATTGAACATGATGTTTTACATTATGGCGTGCCAAATATACCATCACGCTACGCACGAACATCATCTTTAACGCTTAGTAATATTTTTACACCTTATTTGCTTCATATTGCTGAAGAAGGCGGCCTAGAAAATACAATTCGATATGAAAAAGGCTTGAGAAATGGCTTATATTTGTATCATGGTATTTTAACTAATAAATCTGTTGCCAATTGGTTTGATTTAGATTATAAAGACCCTAATTTATTAATCTTTTAA
- a CDS encoding transglycosylase SLT domain-containing protein — protein sequence MRFILIIIFCVSLISCQNSTKSSNNKQTKQKTIVKKSLEEIKKDGKLKAITTYSGTTYFLYKGKPMGFEYELLERLAKHLELELEMVIAKDEDSLIDMLNEGKGDLIAYGYTITEDRKKKVSFTKPLYTSHQVLIQRKPDYWRQMKIHEINEYLVKDPIELLGDSVSVKLNSSYAKRIKNLSDELGGQIFIDPIPGETSTDSIIKMLVDKKIDYTIADQNIAFINASYYPILDISTKVSFAQRIAWATRPNNPELLAEINNWITNIKKTVDYHVIYNKYYKNKRLYKRRVVSDFYSLNEGKISPYDDLIKTQAQKLGIDWRLLTSLMYQESRFKPNEESWVGAQGLMQLMPATGRELGVKQPFNPKDNIQGGTKYLAQLLEEFEDVPDSLQRIKFALASYNSGLYHVKDAQRLAEIENQNPKMWDNNVEESMLKLSSPKYYNKKGIKYGYVRGREPYNYVKEIMARYDHYKRFIDQ from the coding sequence ATGAGATTTATTCTTATTATAATTTTTTGTGTTAGTTTGATCAGTTGTCAGAACTCAACTAAAAGCTCAAATAATAAGCAGACTAAACAAAAAACCATAGTTAAAAAAAGCCTTGAAGAGATTAAAAAAGATGGTAAACTGAAAGCCATAACAACTTATAGTGGTACAACCTATTTTTTATATAAAGGAAAACCTATGGGTTTTGAGTATGAGCTGTTAGAACGATTAGCAAAACATCTTGAACTTGAACTCGAAATGGTTATTGCGAAAGATGAAGACAGTTTAATTGACATGCTTAATGAAGGAAAAGGTGATTTAATAGCTTATGGTTATACCATTACAGAAGACCGCAAAAAGAAAGTGTCTTTTACAAAGCCTTTGTATACATCTCATCAGGTATTAATACAGCGAAAGCCCGATTATTGGAGGCAAATGAAAATTCATGAAATTAATGAGTATTTAGTTAAAGACCCTATTGAATTACTTGGTGACTCAGTGTCAGTAAAACTAAATTCATCTTATGCAAAACGCATTAAAAATTTATCTGATGAACTCGGTGGACAAATTTTCATAGACCCTATTCCTGGCGAAACATCTACCGATAGTATTATTAAAATGCTAGTTGATAAAAAAATTGATTACACCATAGCAGACCAAAACATTGCTTTTATTAATGCCTCTTATTACCCTATTTTAGACATAAGCACTAAAGTTAGCTTTGCACAACGTATAGCTTGGGCAACTCGGCCTAACAACCCTGAATTATTAGCAGAAATAAATAATTGGATAACCAACATAAAAAAAACAGTTGATTATCATGTAATTTATAATAAATATTACAAAAATAAACGTTTATATAAAAGGCGTGTTGTAAGTGATTTTTATAGCTTAAATGAAGGGAAAATAAGCCCGTACGACGATTTGATTAAAACCCAAGCTCAAAAACTTGGAATTGATTGGCGACTTTTAACTTCTTTAATGTATCAAGAATCACGATTTAAACCTAATGAAGAGTCTTGGGTTGGTGCACAAGGTTTAATGCAGTTAATGCCCGCTACTGGTCGTGAATTAGGTGTAAAACAACCCTTTAATCCTAAAGATAATATTCAAGGTGGCACAAAATATCTTGCACAACTACTCGAAGAATTTGAAGATGTTCCTGATAGTCTACAACGTATTAAATTTGCTTTAGCTTCTTACAATTCTGGTTTATATCACGTTAAAGATGCTCAACGTTTAGCTGAAATAGAAAATCAAAACCCTAAAATGTGGGATAATAATGTTGAGGAAAGTATGCTTAAATTAAGTTCGCCAAAATATTACAACAAAAAAGGTATTAAATATGGTTATGTTCGTGGTCGTGAACCTTACAACTACGTTAAAGAAATTATGGCAAGATACGATCATTATAAACGATTTATAGACCAATAA
- a CDS encoding RNA methyltransferase, whose translation MRKLKNSELNRLSTSAYKSAKKTPITIVLDNIRSLNNIGSVFRTADAFLVEEIILCGITAQPPHKDITKTALGATESVNWRYFNETLEALEYLKHHRKIAIEQTENATMLNNFQPKIEEPIALIFGNEVKGVSQKVIDVCDTVIEIPQYGTKHSLNISVSVGVCLWDVFQKIKARS comes from the coding sequence ATGAGAAAATTAAAAAACAGTGAACTAAACCGTTTAAGCACAAGCGCTTATAAATCGGCTAAAAAAACGCCTATAACTATCGTACTTGATAATATTAGAAGTTTAAATAACATTGGTTCGGTATTTAGAACAGCTGATGCCTTTTTAGTTGAAGAGATTATACTTTGTGGCATTACAGCGCAACCACCACATAAAGATATTACTAAAACAGCATTGGGAGCAACTGAGTCTGTAAACTGGCGCTATTTTAATGAAACTTTAGAAGCCTTAGAATATTTAAAACACCACCGTAAAATTGCCATTGAACAAACTGAAAATGCTACAATGCTTAATAACTTTCAACCAAAAATTGAAGAACCTATTGCTTTAATTTTTGGAAATGAAGTGAAAGGTGTTAGCCAAAAAGTGATTGATGTTTGCGATACGGTAATTGAAATCCCTCAATATGGAACCAAGCACTCTTTAAATATTTCGGTAAGCGTTGGTGTTTGTTTATGGGATGTATTTCAAAAAATTAAAGCGCGTAGTTAA
- the mutS gene encoding DNA mismatch repair protein MutS codes for MKQYNAIKEKYPDALLLFRVGDFYETFGDDAVKTARILNIVLTNRNNGSERTELAGFPHHSLNTYLPKLVRAGERVAICDQLENPSQTKKIVKRGVTELVTPGVSYNDEVLQSKSNNFLAAIYWNKTDYGVAFLDASTGDFFTAEGQKNYIDKLLQNFEPSEVLIPKQFKSERFNLFDSNLNFFFLDDWVFNFDYAHESLNEHFQTKSLKGFGISDFTNGIIAASAVLHYLNETRNQHKKHISSIKRLVQDEYVWMDHFTIKNLELYQGNASNAIGLVNVIDHTISAMGSRMLKRWLALPLKTKTAIEQRHDIVQTLLLDPNIHEKIVNQLQQINDLERLISKVSTNKITPRETLQLQTSLNAVAEIKNLLRQHAQKELKTIGDTLNPCHELRETISKAIHEDAPVNISKGNAIAKGYSDELDELRHLANSGKSYLDEMLKRETEETGISSLKIASNNVFGYYIEVRNTHKDKVPETWTRKQTLVNSERYITEELKNYEAKILGAEEKIQFLELELFNQLVEWIQNYIKVVQENARIIGQLDCLCGFAQLAKTEHYTKPVLDETFDIEITEGRHPVIEKQLPAGEQYISNSISLNHDQQQIIMITGPNMSGKSAILRQTALIVLLAQIGCFVPAKAARIGIIDKLFTRVGASDNISQGESTFMVEMNETASILNNLSDRSLIILDEIGRGTSTYDGISIAWAISEFLHKHPAKPKTLFATHYHELNSMADRFERIKNFNVSVKELKDQVLFLRKLVEGGSAHSFGIHVAKMAGMPQFVLQKANTVLKKLEESRTSEDMEKQLNNFQDEEQLSFFKLDDPLLEDIRTEIVDLDINTLTPVEALMKLNEIKRKISN; via the coding sequence ATGAAGCAATATAATGCTATAAAGGAAAAATATCCTGACGCCTTATTATTGTTTAGAGTTGGTGATTTTTACGAAACTTTTGGAGATGATGCTGTTAAAACAGCTCGTATTTTAAATATTGTTTTAACCAATCGTAATAATGGTAGTGAGCGAACAGAATTAGCTGGATTTCCACACCACTCATTAAATACCTACTTGCCTAAATTAGTCCGCGCTGGTGAGCGTGTAGCAATTTGCGATCAACTCGAAAATCCGAGTCAAACTAAAAAAATAGTGAAGCGTGGCGTTACAGAATTAGTCACACCTGGTGTTTCTTATAACGATGAAGTTTTACAAAGTAAGTCTAATAACTTTTTAGCAGCGATTTACTGGAACAAAACCGATTACGGTGTTGCTTTTCTAGATGCTTCAACTGGTGACTTTTTTACAGCTGAAGGCCAAAAAAATTATATAGACAAACTCTTGCAGAATTTTGAACCTAGTGAAGTTTTAATTCCAAAACAATTCAAATCTGAACGTTTTAATTTATTCGATTCTAACTTAAACTTTTTCTTTTTAGATGATTGGGTGTTTAACTTCGATTATGCGCATGAAAGCCTTAATGAGCATTTTCAAACTAAAAGTTTAAAAGGCTTTGGAATAAGCGATTTTACAAACGGTATCATTGCAGCTTCTGCTGTGCTTCATTACCTGAATGAAACTAGAAACCAGCATAAAAAACATATTAGTTCTATTAAACGCCTTGTACAAGATGAATATGTTTGGATGGATCACTTCACCATTAAAAATTTAGAATTATATCAAGGAAACGCAAGTAATGCCATTGGTTTAGTTAATGTCATAGACCATACAATTTCAGCTATGGGCAGCCGGATGCTTAAACGCTGGTTAGCGCTACCTCTTAAAACAAAAACAGCTATAGAGCAGCGCCATGACATTGTTCAAACCCTTTTACTTGATCCTAATATCCATGAAAAAATTGTAAATCAGCTTCAACAAATTAATGACTTGGAGCGCTTAATTTCAAAAGTTTCAACTAATAAAATTACACCGCGTGAAACTTTGCAATTACAAACTTCATTAAATGCTGTTGCCGAAATTAAAAACTTATTGAGGCAACATGCGCAGAAAGAACTAAAAACTATTGGTGATACCTTAAACCCTTGTCATGAACTTCGCGAAACAATTTCAAAAGCCATTCATGAAGATGCACCCGTCAATATTTCAAAAGGTAATGCTATTGCAAAAGGATATTCTGATGAATTAGACGAATTGCGCCATTTGGCCAATTCAGGAAAATCTTACCTCGATGAAATGCTGAAGCGGGAAACTGAAGAAACAGGAATTTCAAGCTTGAAAATTGCTAGTAATAATGTGTTTGGCTATTATATTGAAGTTAGAAACACGCATAAAGATAAAGTTCCTGAAACATGGACACGGAAACAAACCTTAGTAAATAGTGAGCGTTACATTACCGAAGAACTTAAAAACTATGAAGCAAAAATTTTAGGTGCCGAAGAAAAAATTCAATTTTTAGAATTAGAGCTTTTCAATCAACTTGTTGAGTGGATTCAAAACTATATAAAAGTGGTTCAAGAAAACGCAAGAATTATTGGCCAACTAGACTGCTTATGTGGCTTTGCGCAATTAGCCAAAACAGAGCATTATACTAAACCAGTGCTCGACGAAACTTTTGATATAGAAATTACTGAAGGTCGACATCCTGTTATAGAAAAACAACTTCCCGCTGGTGAACAATACATTAGCAACTCTATTAGCCTAAATCATGACCAACAACAAATTATTATGATTACAGGACCTAATATGAGTGGTAAATCAGCCATTTTAAGACAAACGGCATTAATTGTTTTACTCGCTCAAATTGGGTGCTTTGTACCAGCAAAAGCAGCAAGAATAGGTATTATTGATAAGTTATTTACGCGAGTTGGTGCCAGCGATAATATTTCTCAAGGCGAATCTACATTCATGGTTGAGATGAATGAAACTGCAAGCATACTCAACAATTTATCAGATAGAAGCCTTATTATTTTAGATGAAATCGGTCGTGGAACAAGCACTTATGATGGTATTTCAATCGCCTGGGCAATCAGTGAATTTTTACATAAACACCCTGCAAAACCTAAAACCCTTTTTGCAACGCATTACCACGAATTAAACAGCATGGCTGATCGTTTTGAACGCATTAAAAACTTTAATGTTTCGGTAAAAGAATTAAAAGACCAGGTCTTGTTTTTGCGGAAGCTAGTTGAAGGTGGCAGTGCACACAGTTTTGGAATACATGTGGCTAAAATGGCTGGTATGCCCCAATTTGTATTACAAAAAGCTAATACTGTTTTAAAGAAGTTAGAAGAATCACGCACGTCTGAAGATATGGAAAAACAGCTTAATAATTTTCAAGATGAAGAACAACTCAGCTTTTTTAAACTGGATGATCCTTTATTAGAAGACATCAGAACTGAAATTGTTGACTTAGATATTAACACCTTAACCCCAGTTGAAGCTTTAATGAAGCTCAATGAAATTAAACGTAAAATTTCTAATTAG
- a CDS encoding sugar porter family MFS transporter, whose protein sequence is MNKKAFLILITSVSALGGLLFGYDTGVINGAQFFLSKYFELDPGMKGWVVASALLGCLVGALSSGFLNAQFGRKNTLILSAVLFTISAWGSGMPSLLPESVSLLVLFRIIGGVGIGLASMSAPVYIAEIAPSKQRGTLVSFYQLAIVIGFFVVFLVTYFIGKDLTETQNIQFGWRQMFWSELIPCALFLLTLFFVPKSPRWLYLKGRDIEAFKTLKKIHGEVLAIDEQREIKKSIEKNQNQNKQVNYFSKTILGIIIIGTVFSMMQQFTGINAVLYYGADIFEKALGFGKDDVLAQQILLAGVNLVFTFVAMFSVDRFGRKPLVIIGCVGMIIGFLLLGLSLKYNAVGLVSLIGVLLFIASFAMSMGPVVWVVLSEMFPNRIRSVAMSVAVAAQWGSNYIVSQSFPVVMESELNENTFWNGSLPYFIFIGFMIFLIIFIVKFIPETKGKSLEELENIWENKL, encoded by the coding sequence ATGAATAAAAAGGCCTTTTTAATATTAATTACTAGTGTTTCAGCACTTGGCGGTTTACTTTTTGGATATGACACAGGCGTGATTAACGGCGCTCAATTTTTTTTAAGTAAATATTTTGAGTTAGATCCTGGAATGAAAGGTTGGGTTGTGGCGAGTGCTTTATTAGGTTGCTTAGTTGGTGCCCTTTCTTCAGGTTTTTTAAACGCTCAATTTGGCAGAAAAAACACCTTAATTCTTTCTGCTGTATTATTTACAATTTCTGCTTGGGGTTCTGGTATGCCATCATTACTTCCTGAAAGTGTAAGTCTATTAGTTCTTTTTAGAATTATTGGTGGTGTTGGTATTGGTTTAGCTTCTATGTCTGCCCCGGTATATATTGCCGAAATTGCACCTTCAAAACAACGTGGTACTTTAGTAAGCTTTTATCAACTAGCCATTGTTATAGGTTTTTTTGTGGTCTTTCTCGTGACATATTTTATCGGAAAAGATTTAACCGAAACTCAAAATATACAGTTCGGCTGGCGACAAATGTTTTGGTCAGAGTTAATACCTTGTGCATTATTTTTACTAACCTTGTTCTTTGTTCCTAAAAGTCCTCGATGGCTGTATTTAAAAGGTCGAGATATAGAAGCCTTTAAAACATTGAAAAAAATTCATGGTGAAGTACTTGCTATAGATGAGCAACGGGAAATCAAAAAGTCTATTGAAAAAAATCAAAATCAAAACAAACAGGTAAATTATTTTTCAAAAACCATACTTGGTATCATTATAATCGGTACGGTTTTTTCTATGATGCAGCAGTTCACTGGAATTAATGCAGTGTTATATTACGGTGCTGATATTTTTGAAAAAGCACTTGGTTTTGGTAAAGATGATGTTTTGGCTCAACAAATCTTATTAGCTGGTGTTAATCTCGTATTTACTTTTGTTGCCATGTTTTCTGTAGATCGGTTTGGCCGCAAACCTTTAGTAATTATTGGTTGTGTCGGGATGATTATCGGCTTTTTATTACTGGGCTTGAGTTTAAAATATAATGCTGTTGGCTTGGTCTCATTAATTGGTGTATTGCTATTTATTGCTTCATTTGCAATGTCTATGGGACCAGTGGTTTGGGTAGTTTTATCAGAAATGTTTCCTAATCGCATTCGTAGTGTGGCCATGTCTGTGGCGGTGGCTGCACAATGGGGTTCTAATTATATTGTTTCGCAAAGTTTTCCTGTTGTCATGGAAAGTGAACTTAACGAAAATACTTTCTGGAATGGCTCTCTGCCCTATTTTATCTTTATTGGATTTATGATATTCTTAATTATATTTATAGTTAAGTTTATTCCTGAAACTAAAGGTAAATCTTTAGAAGAACTTGAGAACATTTGGGAAAATAAATTGTAA